The Branchiostoma floridae strain S238N-H82 chromosome 12, Bfl_VNyyK, whole genome shotgun sequence genome segment aatcaaaacagaagatttaaaacaacaaaaataaagaatttattcCTTGGTATACCAAATTCGAATTTTCAGTCATATGTTCAACCCTCCAGTAACAGCTTAGATTGCCTAACGAGGGCAACGTTTTTTTTTGCGcactcgcatcagtttcggTTTACGGCAGAAGATTAAAGAGCAAAAAATATAGCTTGAGGACACCTGAGCTCGGAGGGTTCCAGTTCAAATGCTCTACAGATTCGAAGTATTTCTCAAACATTGTCTTTTCCTGACAGTAGAAATAAAGAGATACTGCTAAAGATGGCATCAAAGATAACCGCAAAAGCCGAGATCGTCATTCCCTTTCCGCAGTCTGCAGAAGACATCGCCCCCTTCTGAGTACAGTTGGTACTGCAGGAGGACCTCCCGGGTATCACCATCACGGACGTCGATGTCAAAGGATCCATCAGCGAAGGAGAAGGTTTCCTGAGTGACATCATCGCCTTTGATGCCGTGGGGACCAGGAAAGGCACAAGTCAGCGCTTCAGTCTCGTCGCTAAACTGACAGATTTCAAACGGCTGTCGGCATTATATGGAGGACAGTATCCAGAGTCTTTCAGGGATACCCACATCAACATGGAGGCGTGTGAAGTCAAGTTTTACTCCGACGTGGTCCCGGAGCTCTTGTCGGCGGCGGTTCCGAGCACGGAGCGCAAATCAAAGTCAGGGAATAGAGATGGCAAAAGTCATCCCTTTACTGATGCCTCTTTCCTCCCCAAATGCTACTTCGCCGCCACCGACACGAGCTCCATGCTATCCGTGAGGGTTATGGAGAATCTGAAAACTCAGGGGTTCTCCATAAAACCCAACATCCAACCGTTGAGCCGTGCTGAGATGATGCTTGCTGCCGGGGCCCTGGCGCAGCTGCACGGCCTGTCACATCGGCTGGAGCTCCTGTCGGGCAAATCCCTTCCCGAGAAGTACGACTGGATCATGACTAAGACAGGTACAATAGGTCCGAAGGCTAACATAACCTACAAATATCTGACCAACGTGAAGGCGTTTGCCGCAGCATTTCCTGACCAGGCAGACCTTGTGGCTGGCCTCGAAGAGTTAGGCCCCCGTGTCATCTCCAAGGAGAACCTACAGCGACGGCTTAAGGTGCTTAGCCATGGAGACTGCTGGGTCAACAACATCATGATTAAGGTTAGACATGGCGTTTTTGGTCCTTGTTCAGATGCAAAGATTGTGATTTCTTGTTGCATTTCGTTTGGTTTTTTGACCTGTGTCACAGTCCCAAACCTACGTCACATTCCCAAACCTGGGCCCAGCTTTCGGAAGGAACATTGCGATATAAagactacacaagacgtaaagatcCGTGGGTATTAATTGTGTATACTTtaatgtatacatttctatttttcgtttccccAGACAGCTCGTccgggcaccggtttggaaatgtgacgttataaTTAGCATTACAAGATGATTCATCATTTGATGTTGCCGTTTACCTTCACAAAGTACGCAGGAGACGTGCCGACTGAGATAAGGCTGGTGGACTGGCAGAGTCTGATGTACAAGCCACCAACCCACGACCTAGCTCTCCTGTTTGTTTTCAACACGGGTTGGGATGTCTTCCACGGCCACAGGGACGCCATCCTGGCTCACTATCACCGCACACTACAGGAGACACTGGGCCCAGGCGGTGAGAATCATCATAAGGCCTGGGTCACAAttcccaaaccggggcccgaccggggtagctttcggaaacgaaaaatgtgatataaaaggcaacaaaacataaaaacgtaaacaatattagtcattggcataatttgtgtatattccttggtcaacacttttacttttcgttcccgcaaacatcccggccggggcccagtttggaaatgtgacccaagccttACCAGTCTTCAAATTTCACAGTATTCGTAAAATACTTCTCTTGGCtgctaaggctaacgtcacatttccacaaaggggcccggacGGGCAATTTGGGGGAACataaagtacgatataaaataCAGCagaacacaaaacggaccaaaaaatAATTCAACGGCATGCCTTGTCGAATATTCATTGGCATAAATAAACTTTTATTGTTCGTTTcagcaaacagcccggccggacCCCGAGTAGGAAATGTGATCTGGACATTATTTCAGGAATTATCAGTACACTATATGCCACATTTTCTTTCGACTTcgttttgtttctgttggcaCCCTTGTAATTTGTCTCACCATAAGTTATAGAACAAGaattttattgcacgacaactgtaaaggatacaatgtggCAACTTATATGAGACGCTTAGTCATGCGTTCTAAATATTCTgcggtgtctgtgtggcgctaCGGCTAGAGccttggaatcagaatcagtaggtcctaagttcgatactcgccatgcccctgcccccatgaaggtggagtgacgcccaccgagcctcacggctaatctgtctaaaggtgcccaaaacacctacagatttggtgctgccagtgtgtcaacatcagcacacttgccactaagacccgtgaattttttttatattgcaatccatacatagtatgggattgcaatatattgcttttcctttgtttcttctcctgtcaaatcttgaAATGGATTctcctttttcattttttggccaaatgagctgaaatttggcagggtggtagaaatggcaaatacccccagacgtttttttcactttcttgatacaggccttagaatttatgatatttagggtttttggtcatttttagacaaaatatgtatattttgggcccctgtgccctggtattacaagctaatgacctgaaatttggtacagaggtgcattggacatatgagcacagaaaaccatcaacaccttcttcatagatcacttcaaaaatgagttattttagggtttttggccatttttgactaaaaatgtatatttatggctcctatgcccttgtattaaaaccaaatgacctgaaacttggtacataggtgcgtttgacatatgaccacagaaccccatcaacgcttaattcattgtttactccaaaaatgagttattttagggtttttggccatttttgacaaaaaatgtatatttttggctcctatacccttgtatgaaaacctaatgacctgaaatttggtacagaggtgcattgaacatatgctcacaggaccccattgacactttctttatagatgacttcaaaaatgagttattttagggttttcagtcatttttgactaaaaaatgtatatttttggcttctatgcccttgtatgtaaaccaaatcacctgaaatttggtagaaacgtaaattggacatatggcaacaggaccccatcaacaatttcttcatagagcacttatcaaatgagttattttgggatttttagccattttaactaaaaaatgtatatttttggctcctatgcccttatattgaaaccaaatgacctaaaattcggcatgaaggtgtgtaggacaagtgcccacagaacttcattttctcattgagcaaacattacttcaaattgttgaatttggggattttttcaaggatgaagatggattgcactatgctgtatttgctcctaagcaaatgttggcctttctagttctaaCTATTCTTGCAGTATCCTCGGGTCTACGTGACTACACCCTGGAAGAGTTGAAGGCAGACTTCAAAGCCGACTGTCTGTACGGGATAACCAGGCGTTTTTCGTATGCGGACGTCGTGAGCCGACTCTCAGATCCAAGTCTGCTGAAGATGATCCAAGAAATCAAGGAGTGGGGTTTTCTCTGAAGGGTCAGATTTCAGTAGTACGTTTTGATCAACGTCAGATCACGATTTTTAGTATAtgtataatctttattgcaagttcatgcccgagggctaattgcagacaaagtaaagtagtggtatacataagtGTATACtttacagagaaggaaaatgaaaactataaataaatcaaaagagaaataacgtctaatctaaatctatttctacttaacctatttgatgggtttgacttcttttccgtaagcagtgggagatgaattgtccaacattttcatatataaaggggttggaagacttaagcaagaagattgttttttgttggtcggtaaggtgagaAAAGCTTGGGAAAGATTTGTAGATTCTATGGAAAAGATTGTTTCTTCCGGAATTGTAATGTGCACATTGACATATAAAATGTAGTttatcttccactgctttcccttTAACAGTATTTATTAGTAGTTACTCAACCTGCCTCCATGAGTGAGTACAGTACCCTTATAGTAATTTTGTTTCATGCCGTAGGCTAGTTGTATGGGGATACACAGATacaagtttgatttgatttgatttatttgagcACATACTCAACAATTAaaaaacaaatgataataaCATAATGGAAAGAAATCAtgctgagggggggggggggcagcgcAGAGGCATATGCAGCTTTTCATGACTGCCCCTCAGAAACTTAATAAAACGTAATGGACATAATCTAGATAAATGTGAAACGCAATAAGCATAATAAAAGcttaacaataataacaaatgaAATTAACTGAAAGTTTACAATAAAAATCATAACGGCAAAACTAAACATCTACAGATCTAcaaatcataaagaaataaattgaaATTATAGAAGCAGATTATCTATCTGTTAGCAAATACCaaaggaaataaagaaaaccaaagcaataaaaagtaaacaaaatatcTATTCTATATATCTACGTGCTGTGCTGGGTGCCTTTCTCTTAGACTTAGGAGGTACGTAGTGGCTAATGAAAAGTCCTACATTTTTAATGATAAGTGGGTTTTGTAAGTTTAGTAAAAACTGGTGGAcataccgactgataagtatctaatactagctcaaaaaagaacaaggaatagTCATTCTTCAAGTAGCAGAGTTACCAACCGCCAGGATTGATGTTTTCAAAAATTCGTGCATTCCCAGAtctatcatagagtggaattcgTTATCTTTGCTGGATATTTTAATGAAgtcttgcagatagatgtgcaaatgttaggtatgacgggtcgttcagtacattataaccagctgctgccgcgacgcgtgcctgcaaagctggtgtgttacgccgaaggccggttatacagatacagtagaCATGTGCTGTTTTAGACATGGTCTTCTAGATAGTGAAAGCTCTCAAAGGTTGTTTTTATTGTAGATTCATAGCCGACGACTGTCagtacttttgtttgtttgtttaagaaGCATTGGTCAATTATTTTGTGGGAAAGATATTAATTGTGATCACACAGAATTATTATTCTCTTCACTTGTGTCTCATTACATAAATAAGACATTCATCTAACTTTATTTTTGAAGTATATTATTTTAGTTATATGTTTGAGTTAGCAAGTAACGTTGACATACCTTTATGGTAACATATCTTTATGGTGCACGTCCATGCGCACGCACATGTACATGcgcccgcacacacacacacacacgcacacacacacacatgcgtacacgcacaccacacacacacacacgcgcgcgcgtacacgcacacacatgacacacaaacacacgcgcgcgcgcgcgtacaCGCACACGGCATGCAATGGCGTGTCGTACATCTGGTCCTTAATGTAATACATCTGGTCCTTACGTCCCCTCGTGACACACGcattctctttctctctctctctctctccctttttctctctctctctctctctctcagtccctctctctctctttcatgCCGTCCGACGGCGTCTGTTTGCTTCTGTacaaatcatcaacaacaatgGATGAGGTTGTCCTAAACCGATAATGTCAACATTACAGATGGTGACGTAAGAACGTTGTCAAGTCCTGTTCCATCTGTTTCCCGACCTCAAAGTAAAACGGTTTCGATGAGAAGGACATGATACCGTGGAAGCCTGACGGGTAGCGCGCCAGTCGGACCTGAACTCCCGCCATTTCCAGCCTCCTGGCGTACATGATCCCGTCATCCCTCAGGACGTCCGTGCCGCAAACAGTGACGTAAGTGTTGGGCAATCCGGACAAGTCGGCGTCTTCTGCCATCAGTGGAGAATAGTAGGGGTTCAGGAGGTCCTTCATGTCGTCTGGTAGATCTACACTGACGTCCTCAGGAACCAATCTTGGCACGGAGTCGTCGAGAAAGTGTCGGTCAACGTAAGAGGCAAAGCGGGACTTCTTTAGCGCAGCCGTGTGGCCGTTGTTTGCAAGAGTGTCGACCAGGGACATGTTGTTGTTGAGATATTTTACCCAGAACCCAATCATCGTCTTAGCTGAAAGTAGAACGAAGAACCTGTGCCCTCTGACATATGAAGGAGTCTGAAAGTTGAACGCTTGCAGAGCAGGGTAGATTAACGCTTGTAGTTTTAATGGCGGGAACTTCTTTTTGTCGTCCTTTCTGAGTCTCAGAGCGACCGCAGCAGCCAGGTTTCCACCAGCGCTGCCCCCTGCCACACCGATTCTTGTTGGGTCGACTCCGTACTCACTGGCGTGTTGGAGGAAATGTTGGGTAGCCGTAAGGCAGTCTTCAAACGGAATGGGGAACTTGTGTTCAGGGGCTAGCCGAtatctgaaacaaacaaaaacgtaGGACACAAACCTCCGTGAATCGTGTGAGctaaggaaagaaagaaagggaaTGAATTTTACCAGGAAGAACTTGATGTTTTTAAAGCCTGTTTTCATTGACTTTAAGTTGTTCATATCATAACACCAAACACTCAGACAGTGGTACACGAAGACAGTGCTATAATAATCATCGATACTTACTCAACTGACACCATCACAGCACCCGTCTGGTTTGCGATGCGTCCGACAAGGGCGTCGCACTGAtctaaaaatgacaaagaaCCAAACTACAAATTGATTTGTGACATGGCGCTGTTCTTCACTATAACTGATTATGAGGGTCCTACAAAAAACGCAATGCCAGTGGTTTTGTAACAGGCTCACTTTTTGAAGGACCCTCGTACAATATTCTGTAAAAGGGTTGTTACGTATTGAATTGCTTAACAGTCTCGGAGGAAACTTTTAGATAAACATGATGTGCGAATgcgacagatacatgtactgtcataTGACTTAGGAGAAATAATTCCCAAACCTACCAATTGAGCCAAACACCCATCCTCCTCCATGAAACCACATCAGGCCGGCCATCTTGCTTCCCGTTTTCTGAGCTATTGGCTTATAGACTCGAACCTGGACGCCATCGAAGGACGCGTCCGTCACTTCCAGGTTGGGATGTGACGCTTGTGACGGCGGCGGCTGGAGTTTCAGCACGCCAAACCCCATCTTCTCATGAACCCATGCCTGTGACGAGTGTAACGATAGGCCAAAGTGGTCAATTTTAGCCTGTGACAGTATTGTGACATCTGTTGTGAAGTAGACCCAATAAAGGGAGGGGGACCCTAATGTTCCCATCTCAGTCTCACGCACAGACAAGTCAGAGTGGACGCTaacactggtggcagcggtgggattcgAACACACGCCCTTTCGGAATAAAAGGAGGGAGCCCTCATGTTCCCAGATGAATGACCCAAGACTCGAGTCAGATAAGACGTAACTCGAAAATGCAGAGCATCGGAAGTATTATATCATAATCAGTTGgcctatttgtttgtttgtcttggtgtgtgtctggAGTTGTATGGGTAATGCTTAGTTGCAGAATGTGCGGTGGACgtggtgtaataggatacttACCTTGGAGAATTGGAAGTATATAAAGCAGATGACCGACTGACGGACGCCACGCGCACTACCCCacgaagcaaaaaaaaatatttccgaTCTGAAATTTGGCTAAACACCTCTTGTGGAAGATTAAAAAATAATCCCTTACTTAAGTTACAGTCCGCGCTGAATGTTGAAATCAACTTACCACTAATTTAAATGTTCGCTCGAACCCCTTGAGGATGACGACTTTGTGCGGTTCTGCGACGTCAGGAGGTAGAGACGAGTACAGGTAACCAGAAAAGACGGCGGCGCCCAA includes the following:
- the LOC118428099 gene encoding uncharacterized protein LOC118428099: MASKITAKAEILVLQEDLPGITITDVDVKGSISEGEGFLSDIIAFDAVGTRKGTSQRFSLVAKLTDFKRLSALYGGQYPESFRDTHINMEACEVKFYSDVVPELLSAAVPSTERKSKSGNRDGKSHPFTDASFLPKCYFAATDTSSMLSVRVMENLKTQGFSIKPNIQPLSRAEMMLAAGALAQLHGLSHRLELLSGKSLPEKYDWIMTKTGTIGPKANITYKYLTNVKAFAAAFPDQADLVAGLEELGPRVISKENLQRRLKVLSHGDCWVNNIMIKTARPGTGLEM
- the LOC118428101 gene encoding uncharacterized protein LOC118428101 gives rise to the protein MIHHLMLPFTFTKYAGDVPTEIRLVDWQSLMYKPPTHDLALLFVFNTGWDVFHGHRDAILAHYHRTLQETLGPGVSSGLRDYTLEELKADFKADCLYGITRRFSYADVVSRLSDPSLLKMIQEIKEWGFL
- the LOC118427554 gene encoding arylacetamide deacetylase-like, yielding MGALGVVTWLTAAGTLGAAVFSGYLYSSLPPDVAEPHKVVILKGFERTFKLVAWVHEKMGFGVLKLQPPPSQASHPNLEVTDASFDGVQVRVYKPIAQKTGSKMAGLMWFHGGGWVFGSIDQCDALVGRIANQTGAVMVSVEYRLAPEHKFPIPFEDCLTATQHFLQHASEYGVDPTRIGVAGGSAGGNLAAAVALRLRKDDKKKFPPLKLQALIYPALQAFNFQTPSYVRGHRFFVLLSAKTMIGFWVKYLNNNMSLVDTLANNGHTAALKKSRFASYVDRHFLDDSVPRLVPEDVSVDLPDDMKDLLNPYYSPLMAEDADLSGLPNTYVTVCGTDVLRDDGIMYARRLEMAGVQVRLARYPSGFHGIMSFSSKPFYFEVGKQMEQDLTTFLRHHL